The proteins below are encoded in one region of Hordeum vulgare subsp. vulgare chromosome 3H, MorexV3_pseudomolecules_assembly, whole genome shotgun sequence:
- the LOC123442710 gene encoding asparagine synthetase [glutamine-hydrolyzing]-like, with protein sequence MCGILAVLGCGDESQGKRVHVLELSRRLKHRGPDWSGLHQVADNYLCHQRLAIIDPASGDQPLYNEDKSVAVAVNGEIYNHEELRERLPGHRFRTGSDCEVIAHLYEEHGESFIDMLDGVFSFVLLDARDHSFIAARDAIGVTPLYIGWGIDGSVWISSEMKGLNDDCEHFEIFPPGNLYSSKEKCFKRWYNPPWFSEVIPSVPYDPLRLRSAFEKAVIKRLMTDVPFGVLLSGGLDSSLVAAVAARHFAGTKAAKRWGTRLHSFCVGLEGSPDLKAAKEVADHLGTVHHEFNFTVQDGIDAIEDVIYHIETYDVTTIRASTLMFQMSRKIKALGVKMVISGEGADEIFGGYLYFHKAPNKEEFHQETCRKIKALHQYDCLRANKATSAWGLEVRVPFLDKEFIDEAMSIDPEWKMIRPDLGRIEKWILRKAFDDEEKPFLPKHILYRQKEQFSDGVGYSWIDGLKDHAASNVSDKMMSNAKFIYPHNTPTTKEAYYYRMIFERYFPQSSAILTVPGGPSVACSTAKAIEWDAQWSGNLDPSGRAALGVHLSAYEQDTIAVGGSNKPGPMETVVNGVAIES encoded by the exons ATGTGCGGCATACTGGCGGTGCTGGGGTGCGGCGATGAGTCGCAGGGGAAGAGGGTGCATGTGCTCGAGCTCTCGCGCAGGCTCAAGCACCGCGGCCCGGACTGGAGCGGCCTGCACCAGGTCGCCGACAACTACCTCTGCCACCAGCGCCTCGCCATCATCGACCCGGCCTCCGGCGACCAGCCGCTCTACAACGAGGACAAGTCCGTTGCTGTTGCCGTCAACGGGGAGATCTACAACCATGAGGAGCTCCGGGAACGGCTCCCCGGCCACAGGTTCCGGACCGGAAGTGACTGCGAGGTCATCGCCCATCTG TATGAGGAACATGGAGAAAGCTTCATTGACATGTTGGATGGTGTTTTCTCGTTCGTGTTGCTTGACGCACGAGATCACAGCTTCATTGCTGCTCGTGATGCCATTGGTGTCACGCCTCTCTACATTGGCTGGGGAATCGATG GTTCAGTGTGGATATCTTCGGAGATGAAAGGACTAAACGATGATTGTGAGCACTTCGAGATCTTCCCACCTGGTAATCTTTACTCCAGCAAAGAAAAGTGCTTCAAGAGATGGTATAACCCTCCTTGGTTCTCTGAGGTCATCCCCTCGGTTCCCTATGACCCACTACGTCTCAGATCGGCATTTGAAAAG GCTGTcatcaagaggctcatgacagatGTTCCATTCGGTGTCCTCCTCTCTGGTGGCCTCGACTCATCACTGGTGGCAGCCGTCGCAGCCCGTCATTTCGCAGGGACGAAGGCTGCAAAGCGCTGGGGAACTAGGCTCCACTCCTTCTGTGTTGGGCTTGAG GGATCACCGGATCTCAAGGCTGCAAAGGAGGTCGCGGATCACCTGGGTACGGTGCACCATGAGTTCAACTTCACAGTTCAG GACGGCATCGATGCAATTGAAGACGTGATATATCACATTGAAACATATGATGTCACGACGATCAGGGCAAGCACACTAATGTTCCAGATGTCACGCAAGATCAAGGCGCTTGGTGTCAAGATGGTCATCTCTGGTGAGGGTGCTGATGAAATCTTCGGGGGGTACTTGTATTTCCACAAGGCCCCCAACAAGGAGGAGTTCCACCAAGAAACATGTCGGAAG ATCAAAGCTCTCCATCAGTACGATTGCTTGAGGGCCAATAAAGCAACATCTGCATGGGGCCTTGAGGTTCGTGTGCCATTCTTGGACAAGGAGTTCATCGATGAGGCTATGAGCATAGATCCTGAATGGAAGATG ATCCGGCCTGATCTTGGAAGAATTGAAAAATGGATACTGAGGAAAGCGTTCGACGATGAGGAGAAACCCTTCTTGCCGAAG CACATTCTGTACAGGCAGAAGGAGCAGTTTAGTGATGGTGTTGGGTATAGCTGGATTGATGGCCTTAAGGATCATGCAGCATCAAAT GTGAGTGATAAGATGATGTCCAATGCAAAGTTCATCTACCCACACAACACCCCAACAACTAAAGAGGCCTACTATTACAGGATGATCTTCGAGAGGTACTTCCCCCAG AGCTCGGCGATCCTCACGGTGCCAGGCGGGCCAAGCGTGGCGTGCAGCACAGCCAAGGCAATAGAGTGGGACGCGCAGTGGTCTGGGAACCTGGACCCCTCTGGGAGAGCAGCGCTTGGAGTCCATCTCTCAGCCTACGAGCAGGACACGATCGCTGTGGGTGGTAGCAATAAGCCTGGGCCGATGGAGACCGTGGTGAATGGTGTTGCCATAGAGAGCTGA